In Ochrobactrum vermis, the following proteins share a genomic window:
- a CDS encoding DUF6107 family protein, giving the protein MANLDALLISDVMWVYLAKVAGAMAGSAVSLAYMLRHGKRDAAIRFGVGVICGVVFGGATAIKISDTLALEGLLGATELLLIGSFAAGFSAWSALGICKRYLDGLKKASTLEIPPDERRNDEKAEVRRVREV; this is encoded by the coding sequence ATGGCAAACCTGGATGCGTTGCTCATATCTGATGTGATGTGGGTATACTTGGCCAAGGTTGCAGGAGCGATGGCCGGTTCTGCCGTGTCGCTTGCCTATATGCTGCGGCATGGAAAGCGTGATGCGGCAATCCGTTTTGGTGTCGGCGTTATTTGCGGCGTCGTTTTCGGCGGGGCTACAGCCATCAAGATTTCGGATACTCTCGCTCTAGAAGGACTGCTTGGCGCTACCGAGCTGCTGCTCATAGGATCATTCGCTGCAGGTTTTTCTGCGTGGTCGGCCCTTGGTATCTGCAAGCGTTATTTGGATGGGTTAAAAAAGGCTAGCACACTTGAAATTCCGCCTGACGAGCGCCGTAACGATGAAAAGGCCGAAGTTCGGCGAGTAAGGGAGGTTTGA
- a CDS encoding response regulator transcription factor, with protein sequence MRILIVEDDKDLNRQLSEAMVAAGYVVDRAYDGEEGHYLGDTEPYDAVVLDIGLPRMDGISVVERWRRSGRTMPVLMLTARDRWSDKVAGIDAGADDYVAKPFHIEEVLARLRALIRRAAGHASSELVCGPLYLDTKTSKASVDGVALKLTSHEYRLLSYLMHHMDEVVSRTELVEHLYDQDFDRDSNTIEVFVGRLRKKMGVDLIETVRGMGYRIRSEGEVEGETKGNDN encoded by the coding sequence TTGCGTATCCTGATCGTTGAAGACGACAAGGACCTGAACCGGCAGCTTTCCGAAGCAATGGTCGCTGCCGGTTACGTGGTTGATCGCGCCTATGATGGCGAAGAAGGGCATTATCTCGGCGATACCGAGCCTTATGATGCCGTGGTGCTCGACATCGGCCTGCCGCGCATGGATGGCATCAGTGTCGTGGAGCGCTGGCGGCGCAGCGGGCGCACCATGCCCGTTCTCATGCTTACCGCCCGTGACCGTTGGAGCGACAAGGTCGCCGGTATTGACGCCGGTGCCGACGACTATGTGGCCAAGCCTTTCCATATCGAGGAAGTGCTGGCGCGGCTGCGCGCGCTGATCCGCCGTGCCGCAGGGCATGCTTCGTCGGAACTTGTCTGTGGGCCGCTCTATCTCGATACGAAAACGTCGAAAGCGAGTGTCGACGGCGTCGCGCTCAAGCTCACCTCACATGAATATCGGCTTCTGTCCTATCTGATGCATCATATGGACGAGGTGGTCTCGCGTACCGAACTGGTCGAGCATCTTTATGATCAGGATTTCGACCGCGATTCCAACACGATTGAAGTGTTTGTCGGTCGTCTGCGCAAGAAGATGGGTGTCGACCTGATCGAGACGGTGCGCGGCATGGGCTATCGCATCCGCTCGGAAGGGGAGGTCGAGGGCGAGACGAAAGGCAACGACAACTGA
- a CDS encoding ATP-binding protein, with product MVATFIGSLYGDAARSNFERLLTAHLFSLVGAVSTSGEGSLQGRPELGELRYSSPLSGWYWSVDPVTPNLTGKLQSPSLLGRIVPEMPITQAPFDSSFMRSYALPGLNGEELFIVETEVVLDNANRIARFRVMGNLSEVLKEISDFRTSLATYLAIFGIGSILINAAVILFGLRPLDKVRQALADIREGRSSKLDASLPVEIAPLATEMNALIENNRRIVERSRTQVGNLAHSLKTPLSVLVNEARSMGGEHGRIVQEQSAAMQVQIQHYLQRARIAAQRDSVVFRTPVAPVLERMQRVTAKLNPAFSVTFRNDLPSAVFAGEREDMEEIVGNLLENAAKWGRKRINISLAPISGEQRQFEVLIEDDGPGLASDKIEAALKRGSRVDETKPGTGLGLAIVQDTVREYGGSLHLGKSSFGGLGVRVALPLTQD from the coding sequence GTGGTGGCCACTTTCATCGGGTCGCTTTATGGCGATGCTGCACGCAGCAATTTCGAACGTCTGCTAACCGCCCACCTGTTCAGCCTTGTCGGTGCCGTCAGCACGTCGGGCGAAGGCTCGTTGCAGGGGCGCCCGGAACTGGGCGAGTTGCGCTATTCCAGCCCGCTCTCCGGCTGGTATTGGTCCGTCGATCCCGTCACGCCAAACCTGACCGGAAAGTTGCAGTCGCCTTCGCTGCTTGGGCGCATCGTGCCGGAAATGCCGATCACGCAGGCACCCTTCGACAGCTCCTTCATGCGCAGCTACGCCTTGCCCGGCCTTAACGGCGAGGAGCTTTTCATCGTAGAAACCGAAGTGGTTCTGGATAATGCCAACCGTATCGCGCGCTTTCGCGTCATGGGCAATCTCAGCGAGGTTCTGAAGGAGATATCCGATTTCAGAACCAGTCTCGCAACTTATCTGGCGATCTTCGGTATCGGGAGTATTCTCATCAATGCGGCCGTAATCCTGTTCGGCTTGCGCCCACTCGATAAGGTGCGTCAGGCGCTGGCCGATATTCGGGAGGGGCGTTCGTCAAAGCTCGACGCCTCGCTGCCTGTGGAAATTGCGCCGCTCGCCACCGAAATGAATGCGCTGATCGAGAACAATCGCCGCATCGTCGAGCGTTCGCGAACACAGGTTGGCAATCTCGCACATTCTCTCAAAACCCCGCTTTCCGTGCTGGTCAACGAGGCACGGAGTATGGGCGGTGAACACGGACGCATCGTTCAGGAACAGAGCGCGGCGATGCAGGTTCAGATCCAACATTATCTGCAACGCGCGCGCATTGCAGCACAACGGGACAGTGTGGTCTTCCGCACACCCGTGGCACCGGTTCTCGAACGTATGCAGCGGGTGACTGCGAAACTCAATCCAGCTTTCAGCGTTACCTTCAGGAATGACCTGCCCAGCGCGGTTTTTGCCGGGGAACGGGAGGATATGGAAGAAATCGTCGGCAATCTCCTTGAAAATGCGGCTAAATGGGGCCGTAAACGTATCAATATCAGCCTTGCCCCTATTTCTGGGGAGCAACGACAATTTGAAGTCCTGATAGAAGACGACGGGCCTGGTCTGGCATCGGACAAGATCGAGGCTGCGCTGAAGCGCGGCAGCCGTGTCGATGAAACGAAACCGGGAACGGGGCTTGGGCTGGCGATCGTGCAGGACACTGTTCGCGAATATGGCGGCAGCCTGCATCTTGGCAAGAGTTCGTTCGGTGGTCTGGGTGTCCGGGTCGCGTTGCCGTTGACGCAAGATTGA
- the ccmI gene encoding c-type cytochrome biogenesis protein CcmI: MGFWLIAALLTLAATLAVLLPLTRRKQAFLPAEKNDLEVYRDQLREVEADAARGMIDPQSAEQARIEISRRILNAEKTGKKAAEAAGKAVPGRLLAFVAVLAVPLIAWGVYPLFGKPDMPSMPLAERLSANADRGSVDELVARAEAHLAQNPGDVRGWDVLAPIYLRLGRAADAVNAYRSSIRIAGENFPRVLGLGEALATASGGTVTAEAEGFFKKAAELEPHDVRPQFYLAQGEMQDGRMDMAANRLQAFLDKAPADAPWRGQIEQAIARLRDPATGGEQQPKGPTADDVDAASSLSPEDRQAMIDGMVQRLDESLRQNSGDVEGWKRLVRSYMILNRRDAALDALNRGMTALQGESRSNLQSFAAGLGLETGNAQR, encoded by the coding sequence ATGGGATTCTGGCTTATTGCAGCATTACTGACATTGGCAGCCACTCTGGCTGTTTTGTTGCCTCTCACGCGGCGCAAGCAGGCATTCTTGCCCGCTGAAAAGAACGATCTCGAGGTCTATCGGGATCAGTTGCGCGAGGTCGAGGCCGACGCTGCGCGCGGCATGATCGACCCGCAGAGCGCCGAACAGGCGCGCATCGAAATATCGCGTCGCATTTTGAACGCTGAAAAGACCGGCAAGAAAGCAGCCGAGGCTGCAGGCAAGGCCGTACCGGGCCGGTTACTGGCTTTCGTGGCCGTGCTCGCCGTACCGCTGATCGCCTGGGGCGTCTATCCGCTTTTCGGTAAGCCGGACATGCCGTCCATGCCGCTCGCCGAACGGCTTTCGGCCAATGCGGATCGTGGTTCGGTCGATGAGCTGGTGGCGCGCGCCGAAGCGCATCTTGCGCAGAATCCCGGCGATGTGCGCGGATGGGATGTCCTGGCGCCGATCTACCTGCGGCTGGGGCGTGCCGCTGATGCCGTCAATGCCTATCGCAGTTCCATTCGCATCGCCGGGGAGAATTTCCCGCGCGTTCTCGGGTTGGGTGAAGCACTGGCAACCGCTTCGGGCGGTACTGTGACTGCCGAGGCCGAAGGCTTTTTCAAGAAAGCCGCCGAACTCGAACCACATGATGTTCGTCCGCAATTCTATCTTGCACAGGGCGAGATGCAGGACGGTCGCATGGATATGGCCGCCAATCGCCTGCAGGCGTTTCTCGATAAAGCACCCGCGGATGCACCTTGGCGCGGTCAGATCGAGCAGGCTATCGCCCGGCTTCGCGATCCCGCTACCGGCGGCGAACAGCAGCCGAAGGGTCCGACGGCGGACGACGTCGATGCGGCTTCGTCGCTCAGCCCGGAAGACCGGCAGGCGATGATCGACGGCATGGTTCAACGTCTTGATGAAAGTCTTCGCCAGAATAGCGGGGATGTCGAAGGCTGGAAGCGCCTCGTGCGCTCCTATATGATCCTCAACCGCCGCGATGCAGCGCTGGACGCTCTCAATCGCGGAATGACAGCCCTTCAGGGCGAAAGCCGGTCGAACCTTCAAAGTTTCGCAGCCGGTCTTGGACTGGAGACAGGGAACGCACAAAGATGA